A single region of the Populus nigra chromosome 2, ddPopNigr1.1, whole genome shotgun sequence genome encodes:
- the LOC133682164 gene encoding nudix hydrolase 2-like isoform X3: MDFRKALLHVILFIFTMKSSSYFKAFFSPRKIPASTSSLSIKEQIEAESRVEHVGLLNAVEDLYEGIVIEMKEPVDSTEFIPSLRASIVKWRQQGKKGVWIKLPIGLVRLVEPIVQEGFRYHHAEPDYLMLVYWIPDTPDTLPENASHRVGVGAFVLNSNGEVLVVKENSGGFKGTGVWKLPTGVVNEGEDIPSASIREVKEETGIDTEFMEVLAFRQSHQSFFSKSDLFFICMLRPRSFDIQKQDLELEAAQWMPIEDYVNQPYNKEHQLFKNVAEICKTKAKMDYSGFSAMPVAPDSGKETNLYFNNRDFN; encoded by the exons GTAGCAGTTATTTCAAGGCTTTCTTTTCGCCCAGGAAAATTCCAGCTTCAACAAGTTCATTGTCTATTAAGGAGCAAATTGAAGCTGAAAGTAGAGTCGAGCATGTTGGATTACTCAATGCAGTTGAGGATTTGTATGAAGGAATTGTAATAGAAATGAAAGAACCTGTGGACTCTACAGAATTTATCCCTTCACTCAGAGCATCCATAGTAAAATGGAGGCAACAA GGCAAAAAGGGTGTATGGATCAAATTGCCTATTGGACTTGTCCGTCTTGTTGAACCTATAGTTCAG GAAGGATTTAGATATCATCATGCTGAACCAGACTACTTGATGCTGGTGTATTGGATTCCTGATACTCCTGATACTCTTCCAGAAAATGCTTCGCATCGTGTAGGGGTTGGGGCTTTTGTATTGAATAGTAATGGAGAG GTTCTTGTAGTCAAGGAGAATAGTGGAGGATTTAAAGGCACAGGTGTATGGAAGCTACCTACAGGGGTGGTTAATGAG GGTGAGGATATTCCTTCAGCTTCAATTCGAGAAGTTAAGGAAGAGACAGGA ATTGACACAGAATTTATGGAAGTTTTAGCATTCAG ACAAAGCCACCAATCATTCTTTAGCAAATCAGATCTATTTTTCATTTGCATGCTAAGGCCACGCTCTTTTGACATCCAGAAGCAAGATTTAGAGCTCGAGGCAGCTCAG TGGATGCCAATTGAAGACTATGTGAACCAACCTTATAACAAAGAACATCAGCTCTTCAAAAATGTTGCCGAAATATGCAAAACTAAAGCCAAGATGGACTACAGTGGGTTTTCTGCAATGCCTGTAGCCCCAGATTCTGGTAAAGAAACCAACTTGTACTTCAACAACAGGGATTTCAACTAA
- the LOC133682164 gene encoding nudix hydrolase 2-like isoform X5, which produces MKSSSYFKAFFSPRKIPASTSSLSIKEQIEAESRVEHVGLLNAVEDLYEGIVIEMKEPVDSTEFIPSLRASIVKWRQQGKKGVWIKLPIGLVRLVEPIVQEGFRYHHAEPDYLMLVYWIPDTPDTLPENASHRVGVGAFVLNSNGEVLVVKENSGGFKGTGVWKLPTGVVNEGEDIPSASIREVKEETGIDTEFMEVLAFRQSHQSFFSKSDLFFICMLRPRSFDIQKQDLELEAAQWMPIEDYVNQPYNKEHQLFKNVAEICKTKAKMDYSGFSAMPVAPDSGKETNLYFNNRDFN; this is translated from the exons GTAGCAGTTATTTCAAGGCTTTCTTTTCGCCCAGGAAAATTCCAGCTTCAACAAGTTCATTGTCTATTAAGGAGCAAATTGAAGCTGAAAGTAGAGTCGAGCATGTTGGATTACTCAATGCAGTTGAGGATTTGTATGAAGGAATTGTAATAGAAATGAAAGAACCTGTGGACTCTACAGAATTTATCCCTTCACTCAGAGCATCCATAGTAAAATGGAGGCAACAA GGCAAAAAGGGTGTATGGATCAAATTGCCTATTGGACTTGTCCGTCTTGTTGAACCTATAGTTCAG GAAGGATTTAGATATCATCATGCTGAACCAGACTACTTGATGCTGGTGTATTGGATTCCTGATACTCCTGATACTCTTCCAGAAAATGCTTCGCATCGTGTAGGGGTTGGGGCTTTTGTATTGAATAGTAATGGAGAG GTTCTTGTAGTCAAGGAGAATAGTGGAGGATTTAAAGGCACAGGTGTATGGAAGCTACCTACAGGGGTGGTTAATGAG GGTGAGGATATTCCTTCAGCTTCAATTCGAGAAGTTAAGGAAGAGACAGGA ATTGACACAGAATTTATGGAAGTTTTAGCATTCAG ACAAAGCCACCAATCATTCTTTAGCAAATCAGATCTATTTTTCATTTGCATGCTAAGGCCACGCTCTTTTGACATCCAGAAGCAAGATTTAGAGCTCGAGGCAGCTCAG TGGATGCCAATTGAAGACTATGTGAACCAACCTTATAACAAAGAACATCAGCTCTTCAAAAATGTTGCCGAAATATGCAAAACTAAAGCCAAGATGGACTACAGTGGGTTTTCTGCAATGCCTGTAGCCCCAGATTCTGGTAAAGAAACCAACTTGTACTTCAACAACAGGGATTTCAACTAA
- the LOC133682164 gene encoding nudix hydrolase 2-like isoform X4, giving the protein MTTTLLFNKSLSGTSSCHSLHLHNEEKIPASTSSLSIKEQIEAESRVEHVGLLNAVEDLYEGIVIEMKEPVDSTEFIPSLRASIVKWRQQGKKGVWIKLPIGLVRLVEPIVQEGFRYHHAEPDYLMLVYWIPDTPDTLPENASHRVGVGAFVLNSNGEVLVVKENSGGFKGTGVWKLPTGVVNEGEDIPSASIREVKEETGIDTEFMEVLAFRQSHQSFFSKSDLFFICMLRPRSFDIQKQDLELEAAQWMPIEDYVNQPYNKEHQLFKNVAEICKTKAKMDYSGFSAMPVAPDSGKETNLYFNNRDFN; this is encoded by the exons GAAAATTCCAGCTTCAACAAGTTCATTGTCTATTAAGGAGCAAATTGAAGCTGAAAGTAGAGTCGAGCATGTTGGATTACTCAATGCAGTTGAGGATTTGTATGAAGGAATTGTAATAGAAATGAAAGAACCTGTGGACTCTACAGAATTTATCCCTTCACTCAGAGCATCCATAGTAAAATGGAGGCAACAA GGCAAAAAGGGTGTATGGATCAAATTGCCTATTGGACTTGTCCGTCTTGTTGAACCTATAGTTCAG GAAGGATTTAGATATCATCATGCTGAACCAGACTACTTGATGCTGGTGTATTGGATTCCTGATACTCCTGATACTCTTCCAGAAAATGCTTCGCATCGTGTAGGGGTTGGGGCTTTTGTATTGAATAGTAATGGAGAG GTTCTTGTAGTCAAGGAGAATAGTGGAGGATTTAAAGGCACAGGTGTATGGAAGCTACCTACAGGGGTGGTTAATGAG GGTGAGGATATTCCTTCAGCTTCAATTCGAGAAGTTAAGGAAGAGACAGGA ATTGACACAGAATTTATGGAAGTTTTAGCATTCAG ACAAAGCCACCAATCATTCTTTAGCAAATCAGATCTATTTTTCATTTGCATGCTAAGGCCACGCTCTTTTGACATCCAGAAGCAAGATTTAGAGCTCGAGGCAGCTCAG TGGATGCCAATTGAAGACTATGTGAACCAACCTTATAACAAAGAACATCAGCTCTTCAAAAATGTTGCCGAAATATGCAAAACTAAAGCCAAGATGGACTACAGTGGGTTTTCTGCAATGCCTGTAGCCCCAGATTCTGGTAAAGAAACCAACTTGTACTTCAACAACAGGGATTTCAACTAA
- the LOC133682164 gene encoding nudix hydrolase 2-like isoform X6, with translation MKEPVDSTEFIPSLRASIVKWRQQGKKGVWIKLPIGLVRLVEPIVQEGFRYHHAEPDYLMLVYWIPDTPDTLPENASHRVGVGAFVLNSNGEVLVVKENSGGFKGTGVWKLPTGVVNEGEDIPSASIREVKEETGIDTEFMEVLAFRQSHQSFFSKSDLFFICMLRPRSFDIQKQDLELEAAQWMPIEDYVNQPYNKEHQLFKNVAEICKTKAKMDYSGFSAMPVAPDSGKETNLYFNNRDFN, from the exons ATGAAAGAACCTGTGGACTCTACAGAATTTATCCCTTCACTCAGAGCATCCATAGTAAAATGGAGGCAACAA GGCAAAAAGGGTGTATGGATCAAATTGCCTATTGGACTTGTCCGTCTTGTTGAACCTATAGTTCAG GAAGGATTTAGATATCATCATGCTGAACCAGACTACTTGATGCTGGTGTATTGGATTCCTGATACTCCTGATACTCTTCCAGAAAATGCTTCGCATCGTGTAGGGGTTGGGGCTTTTGTATTGAATAGTAATGGAGAG GTTCTTGTAGTCAAGGAGAATAGTGGAGGATTTAAAGGCACAGGTGTATGGAAGCTACCTACAGGGGTGGTTAATGAG GGTGAGGATATTCCTTCAGCTTCAATTCGAGAAGTTAAGGAAGAGACAGGA ATTGACACAGAATTTATGGAAGTTTTAGCATTCAG ACAAAGCCACCAATCATTCTTTAGCAAATCAGATCTATTTTTCATTTGCATGCTAAGGCCACGCTCTTTTGACATCCAGAAGCAAGATTTAGAGCTCGAGGCAGCTCAG TGGATGCCAATTGAAGACTATGTGAACCAACCTTATAACAAAGAACATCAGCTCTTCAAAAATGTTGCCGAAATATGCAAAACTAAAGCCAAGATGGACTACAGTGGGTTTTCTGCAATGCCTGTAGCCCCAGATTCTGGTAAAGAAACCAACTTGTACTTCAACAACAGGGATTTCAACTAA